A genomic window from Anopheles ziemanni chromosome X, idAnoZiCoDA_A2_x.2, whole genome shotgun sequence includes:
- the LOC131290755 gene encoding synaptobrevin homolog YKT6: MVKLYAISVFYKAPTEARLLKSSYDLQSFSFFQRGSVQEFISFASKTLVERTQAATRQSVKQDVYMCHVYVRADNLGAVLIADHEYPQRVGHTLLTKVLDDFSAKVSSDQWAVTTNEAAIQFGTLPATLSKYQDPREADALTRMQEDLDETKIILKNTIESVLERGEKLDDLVYKSESLSIQSKAFYKTAKKTNSCCNFA, from the exons ATGGTAAAGCTATACGCGATCAGTGTCTTCTATAAGGCACCGACTGAGGCGCGCCTGTTGAAATCGTCCTATGATCTGCAGAGTTTCTCATTCTTCCAGCGCGGCTCGGTCCAGGAGTTTATTAG tTTTGCAAGTAAAACACTCGTCGAACGAACACAGGCAGCCACTCGGCAATCGGTAAAGCAGGATGTGTATATGTGCCATGTTTACGTACGAGCGGATAACTTGGGAGCCGTGCTGATCGCTGACCACGAATATCCGCAGCGCGTGGGACATACACTGTTGACCAAAGTTCTGGATGATTTCTCAGCCAAAGTTAGCTCCGACCAGTGGGCCGTCACAACGAACGAGGCGGCAATTCAGTTTGGAACGCTCCCGGCGACGCTGAGCAAGTATCAGGATCCGCGCGAAGCCGATGCGCTGACGCGCATGCAAGAGGATCTAGACGAAACCAAGATAATACTAAAGAACACCATCGAGTCTGTGCTGGAACGGGGCGAAAAACTAGATGATTTGGTTTACAAGTCAGAGTCGCTCTCCATACAGAGTAAAGCCTTTTACAAGACAGCCAAAAAGACCAACTCTTGCTGTAATTTTGCCTAA
- the LOC131290863 gene encoding trimeric intracellular cation channel type 1B.1 gives MDPEAFLDIANQVIKLKMFPYFDIAHSLLCALSVKEDLGAGAHAFSRKHPLACWLSTMLVVFAGGMVANGLLGEPILAPLKNTPQLLVATACWYIVFYTPFDIGYKVAKFLPIKLVASAMKEIYRAKKIHDGVTHAAKLYPNAFIIMIIIGTLKGNGAGFTKLIERLIRGVWTPTAMEFLQPSFYTKASLIASIIFVLDKKTDLISAPHALVYFGIVIFLVYFKLSSILLGIHDPFVPFENLSCALLFGGIWDSLAKILGRGQAKEEPKDAKKSN, from the exons ATGGATCCGGAAGCGTTTCTCGATATCGCCAATCAGGTGATAAAGCTGAAGATGTTCCCGTACTTCGATATCGCGCACAGCCTGCTGTGTGCGCTTTCGGTGAAGGAAGATCTTGGCGCCGGTGCGCACGCTTTTTCGCGGAAGCATCCGCTCGCCTGCTGGCTGTCCACGATGCTGGTCGTGTTCGCTGGTGGCATGGTCGCGAATGGACTGCTCGGCGAGCCGATTCTGGCCCCGCTCAAGAACACCCCGCAGCTGCTGGTGGCGACCGCCTGCTGGTACATCGTGTTCTATACTCCGTTCGACATCGGCTACAAGGTGGCCAAGTTTTTGCCAATCAAGCTGGTCGCTAGCGCAATGAAGGAGATCTATCGTGCAAAGAAG ATCCACGATGGTGTAACGCACGCCGCCAAGCTCTACCCGAACGCCttcatcatcatgatcatcatcgGTACACTGAAGGGTAACGGTGCCGGTTTCACCAAGCTGATTGAGCGATTGATCCGCGGTGTGTGGACACCGACCGCCATGGAGTTCTTGCAGCCGAGCTT CTACACCAAGGCTTCGCTGATTGCTTCCATTATCTTCGTGCTGGACAAGAAGACCGACCTGATCTCGGCGCCCCATGCGCTGGTGTACTTTGGCATCGTGATCTTCCTGGTGTACTTCAAGCTGTCGTCGATTCTGCTTGGCATCCATGATCCGTTCGTGCCGTTCGAGAACCTGAGCTGTGCGCTGCTGTTCGGCGGCATCTGGGACAGTTTGGCAAAGATTCTTGGCCGCGGTCAGGCCAAGGAAGAGCCAAAGGATGCTAAAAAATCCAACTAA